TAATAAAAGATATGGAAGAATCAGAAGGAGGAGTGACGATGATGGGGAAGGCGGAAATCGATACGAGTGCTCCGTTTCGTTCAGTGAAAGAAGCCGTCATGTTGTTCGGAGAAAGAGTTCTTGCTGAAGAACTTTACTCTGCTAATAAGCTTAAACAGGTTATCCATTACCGTCTCCACTTTTTGTTATCCCttactagtatatatataaatagaattTAACTCATATACACGCACGCACGATAGTATGAATCATTTTACACTATTAGagtaattttgataattttgtagCACGTAAAATAGTATgccttctttttcatattagtGATTCACTTTTTACAAACAGTTACATGTATATGCTTATCTTTTATATGATCTAAATAgtgtaaaatttaattattatatgtatagaaGTTGAATAAATTTAAATCACGTTATTTGCGCTATGGCAGAAATATTTTCACTTGAAAGCTATAAGTTTGTAATTTACGCACCTTGGTGtatactatatgatatattgatatgtatcatctttaacttcttACTTAATTAAACTTTTGTTAACTATATGACTATAGCCTATAGGTAACATGGAAATTTTGTTTATACTTGTTACCTATTATACTTCAGTTAAATATATTAGCGTCGTGTATGAAAACTACAAGCttcattattataataaaaatctAAGAAATTATAGCAAAATTCATACTCCGggaactaaaaagaaaaaataaagtctCCATTTGTGAATAGTATTAATTCTTCCTAAAGTATATTCATCAAGTTCAATTCTTGATTATTGCATAGAAACAAATTGATCTTCGAAGTATTTtttccatttcaatatttttctatagtaacttttttcaatttttttaccGAACATAATGATGTGAATAGAATTTTATCGAGTTGTAATAACCAACATTAAGCagtaaaaggaagaaaagaaactttGCTTAAGCGGCAATACAAGTATATAcgtatatgttttttttttttttaatgttggaGAATAAAGACTGACATATATGTAGTGGAAAAGAGGATGAACCGACTGatcaaagtattttttttttgaagcaGATATAAACTTCATCAAACTAATTAAGTTATTACCTTCAACAACAAGTAACTTCAAGTTGATGCTATATAACAAATATGATCTGATATGTAtaacttaatttatttattttgcagAAACAGAATGGAGTGAGTCATGAAAACGAAAGTGACGACTTGTTTAATGATGAGCTAATTGAGACAAAGCAAAGACTAGAAAGGGCAAGAGAAGAAAGATTGGTAATGGCTACTTGTCTCTCTTCTTTAGAAGAAGAACTTGAACGCACAA
This region of Solanum dulcamara chromosome 9, daSolDulc1.2, whole genome shotgun sequence genomic DNA includes:
- the LOC129903380 gene encoding WEB family protein At1g75720, which gives rise to MEESEGGVTMMGKAEIDTSAPFRSVKEAVMLFGERVLAEELYSANKLKQKQNGVSHENESDDLFNDELIETKQRLERAREERLVMATCLSSLEEELERTRNELDKLKFEQQKVMVSEIEDLKYIEKSQIMAHDQNNIEFHKKRYVTFTNSPQGDDHVPSLKKKKKKKIPLIIPLIGGIFSRKRGSNSDNNIQSA